GTCAGCACGGTGCGCAGGGCGCGCCGGTTGGGCAGGCCGAGCTTGGGTCCCTCCGTTTGCGCGTGCTCGATCTGGTATTCCAGCGCGCTGGCCTTCTTGCGCAGCTCGGCGGTTTCGTCCAGCACCAACGCACTGGCCTGGTAGGCCATCACCGTGCCGGTGTACTGGCCCCACAGCGCGAAGATGAAGGGCGTGAGATCGAGCAGCCACAGCGCCGGGTTGTGCTTCTGTACGTCGATGATCCCGGACAGGCTCAACTCGCGAAACTCGATTGCGCAGGCCAGCAGGGTGGCGACCACGACGGTGAGCAGCGCGATGCCGCTGCCGATCACGGCATGGCGGTTGACGCGGTCCTTGAACAGCCGCGCGGTGAGTTCGACGCTGGGGGTTACGGGCTGCACGCCCGTTCCGTCGGCCCCAGCCTCAGCCCGTCCAGCCATGCCAGCAGCTCCCTGGGCGCATCGATCAGGCCGTCCGCGCCCCAGTGGCGCGGATCGTCGCCGTCTTCAATATACCCATAAGTGGCGGCCAGCGTGCGCATGCCGGCGCGCCGGCCGGATTCGATGTCGCGCTGCGCATCGCCCACGTAGAGGCAGGCGGCCGGCGGCTGACCGGACTGGGTGCAGGCCAGCAGCAGCGGCGCCGGATGCGGCTTGGGATGCGCGGCACTGTCGCCGCTGACGACGCAGACCGGCGGAATCGGGAATTGCATCCCGGCCAGCAGCGGCTCGGTCAGCCAGGCGGGCTTGTTGGTGACGATGCCCCAGGGCAAGGCGCGCTGCGCAAGTTCGCCCAGCACGTCTGCCATGCCGTCGAACAGGACCGTGTGCCGGTTGAGGTGCGCGCGGTACAGCGCCAGAAATCGCTGGCGCAGCGGCTCATAGCCTTCCTCGCCTGGCTGCAGGCCGAAGCCCAGCCGCAGCAACCCGCGCGCGCCCTGCGA
The window above is part of the Nevskiales bacterium genome. Proteins encoded here:
- a CDS encoding HAD-IA family hydrolase, whose translation is MIRCILFDLDGTLLDTAPDLGYALNLLRAEQRLPPLPAAAIRPLASQGARGLLRLGFGLQPGEEGYEPLRQRFLALYRAHLNRHTVLFDGMADVLGELAQRALPWGIVTNKPAWLTEPLLAGMQFPIPPVCVVSGDSAAHPKPHPAPLLLACTQSGQPPAACLYVGDAQRDIESGRRAGMRTLAATYGYIEDGDDPRHWGADGLIDAPRELLAWLDGLRLGPTERACSP